Part of the Aquimarina sp. MAR_2010_214 genome is shown below.
ATTGCTCGTCATGGTCAAATGGATTTGGATATAAAAGTAAAAGGAGACTTAGAAGTTGATGAACACCATACTATCGAGGATACTGCGATAGCATTAGGAGAAGTATTTAGTAAAGCTCTGGATAACAAATTGGGAATCGAGCGTTATGGCTTTTGTTTACCAATGGACGATTGTTTGGCGCAAGTAGCAATTGATTTTGGAGGACGTAATTGGTTGGTATGGGAAGCAGAATTTAATCGTGAAATGATAGGTAAAATGCCAACAGAAATGTTTTTTCACTTTTTTAAATCGTTTACCGATGGAGCTAAAGCAAATCTTAATGTAAAAGCAGAAGGTACTAATGAGCATCATAAAATTGAAGCTATTTTTAAAGCTTTTGCCAAAGCTATTAAAGTTGCAGTAAAACGTGATCCCGATAAAATGGTTTTACCTAGTACTAAAGGGGTATTATAATTAATTGTGAATTAAGATTGAAGAATCATAAATCTAAAATATAAAGTGAAAATTGTAATTATCAATTACGGAGCAGGGAATATCCAATCTATAAAGTTTGCAATACAAAGATTAGGATATGATGCGATATTAAGTAATGATCCCGAAGAGATCAAAGCAGCAGATAAAATTATCTTTCCTGGAGTAGGAGAAGCTAGTAGTGCAATGCGAAAACTTAAAAATTCTGGATTAGATGGCTTGATTCCAGAACTAGAACAACCGGTTTTAGGAATTTGTCTGGGGATGCAATTAATGTGTAACTATACCGAAGAAGGAAATACTAAAGGATTAGAGATTTTTGATGTTGACGTCGTACGATTCAATAATGAAGTAAAAGTACCACAGATAGGCTGGAACCAGATAGAATCTCTCGATTCACCTTTGTTTGAAGGGATCTTAGAAAAAGAACATATCTATTTGGTGCACAGTTACTATGCGCCAATAACAGAAGATACAGTCGCGCAAACTCATTATGGGGTAACGTATAGTACAGCTCTTCAGAAAGATAATTTTTATGGAACCCAGTTTCACCCAGAGAAAAGTAGTGTTGTAGGGGAGAAGATATTAGAGAATTTTCTGAAACTGTAAAAATAAAGTAATAAGTACAAAGTATTAAGTTATAGTATGAATCAATTTGAGAATTTAAATGTTTGGAAGAAGTCAATGGATTTAGTTTGCGAGGTATATAAACTAATGAAGCTTCTTCCTGATAATGAAAGATATGGTTTAATATCACAAATAAAAAGGTGTTCAGTTTCGATACCATCAAATATTGCAGAAGGTGCTGGAAGAAATTCATCAAAAGAATTTATTCATTTTTTGAGTATAGCTAATGGATCAACTTGTGAGTTAGAAACACAATTGCTTTTAACTGTTAAACTGGATTTTATAAATAAGGATCAAATAGATGTATTACTCAATTCCTGTAGAGAGATTAGAAATATGAATTATTCTCTTCAACGAAGCGTTAAACAATCTTAGGACATAATACTTACTACTTAAGACAATAAAATTATGAGAATAATACCAGCAATAGATATTATCGACGGAAAATGCGTTCGTCTTTCTAAGGGAGATTATAACACAAAAAAAATATATAATGAAAACCCATTAGAAGTAGCTAAGGAGTTTGAAGCTCATGGAATCGAATACCTACATTTGGTAGACCTTGATGGAGCAAAGTCTAAGCACATAGTCAATCATAAAGTTTTAGAACAAATCGCATCAAGAACAAGTTTGAAAATTGATTTTGGAGGAGGTCTTAAGACTGATGATGATCTTAGAATCGCTTTTGAGAGCGGAGCAAATCAAATTACCGGTGGAAGTATTGCTGTAAAAGATCCTGATATTTTTATATCGTGGTTACAAAAATTCGGAACAGATAAGATTATTTTGGGGGCAGATGCAAATAATGAAAAGATAGCAGTAAGTGGATGGCAGGAAGAAAGTGATAAAGAGTTAATTCCATTTATTCAGGAGTATCAAAAAGAAGGAATAACTTATGTGATTTGTACTGATATTAGTAAAGATGGAATGTTACAAGGGCCGTCATTTGAACTGTATAGTAGGATTCTATCTCAAACAGATAACCTTAAGCTAATTGCATCAGGAGGAATATCTACTTTTGACGAATTACCAAAACTGGCAGAGCTCGGTTGTGAAGGAACTATTATTGGAAAAGCGATTTATGAAAACAGAATTAGTCTGAAACAATTAGAAGAATACATCCTGTTAAAAGCATGAAAAAGTGAATCAAGAGATGGCTAAAGAGCTTATTGAAAAGCAACTTTTTGAAAAATTAAAGTCTATAGTAAATAAGGAATAGTAGCGTCCAGAACTCATATTTGAGTAAAAAAAATGATTATGTTAACAAAGAGAATTATACCATGTTTAGATATCAAAAACGGACGAACCGTAAAAGGAGTCAATTTTGTAAATCTACGAGATGCGGGAGATCCTGTAGAACTTGCTGATGCATATTCTAAAGCAGGTGCTGATGAATTAGTGTTTTTGGATATCTCTGCAACAGAAGAACGTCGTAAAACATTAGCAGAATTAGTGCTTAAAGTAGCAGAAAAAGTGAATATTCCTTTTACTGTAGGTGGAGGGATTTCATCTATTGAAGATGTAGATGTTTTGTTGCAAAACGGAGCAGATAAAGTATCTATAAATTCATCGGCAGTAAAAAATCCACAATTAATTAATGACCTAGCAGGAAAATTCGGATCACAATGCATTACTGTAGCTATAGATGCAAAACAAATCGATGGTAATTGGATAGTACACTTAGTTGGTGGTAAAGTACCTACAGAATTGGATTTGTTTGATTGGGCAAAAGAAGTAGAAAAACGAGGAGCGGGAGAGATATTATTTACATCTATGGATCATGATGGTACCAAGGATGGATTTGCAAATGAAGCATTGTCGACACTGTCAAGAGAGCTAAATATCCCCATAATTGCTTCTGGTGGAGCAGGAAAAGTTCAACATTTTGTGGATACGTTTAAAGAAGGTAGAGCAGATGCAGCTTTAGCAGCAAGTGTTTTTCATTTTAAAGAAATAGAAATTAGAAATTTAAAGCAAGAATTAGAGGATAATCAAATCCCTGTAAGACTATAAAATTATAAACGAGGTTTTAGGCAATTATATATTGAACTTGTTAAAACCATTTTAAAAAAGATATGGAAATAGATTTTAATAAAAATAACGATGGACTTGTTCCTGCAATTATTCAAGATGAATTAACCAAAAATGTATTAATGCTTGGATATATGAATCAGGAGGCATACAATAAGACTATAGAAACCAAAAAAGTAACTTTTTTTAGTCGTAGTAAAAATAAATTATGGAAAAAAGGTGAAGAAAGTGGTAACATTTTGAATCTAGTAGACATAAAGAGTGATTGCGATAATGATACGCTTTTGATTAGAGTCAATCCAGTAGGCCCAACTTGTCATAAAGGATCAGATACTTGCTGGAATGAAGATAATGTACAATCTTTCGGATTCTTATCAGAACTAGAAGATGTAATTAGAAATAGAAAAGAAAATCAGGAGGATTCAACATCATATGTAGCATCGTTATTTAGAAAAGGAATTAATAAAGTGGCACAAAAGGTAGGAGAGGAAGCTGTAGAAGTAGTTATAGAGGCAAAGGATGATAATGAAGAATTGTTCTTAAACGAAAGCGCTGATTTATTATTTCATTATTTGATACTATTACAGGCAAAAGGATATGAACTAAAAGATATTGTAGAGGTTTTAAAATCAAGGTCTTAGTTTTTGTACGACTAGGTTGTGTAAGAAAACTATTTTAGGTTATGGTTTTAAAGTATAAAATTTATATATATTTGTGATTAAATTTTTCCTGCCCTATATAAAATCTGCATATAATTGTAAGATTTGTATCAATATTTTTAGTAAAATATTTTTGATGTCAAATATTTATTAAATAAAATCAATTTTGAAATATACTAGCAAATTACTATTTCTATTATTTACCATATCCTTAATGACACAAAGAGTACATTCTCAATGTAATCTGGGTTTAATCTCTATAGAAAAGTGTAATATGGAGAATATAGACTTCGATGGAGTTAATGGACCTGATGGGATTATCAACATATATACAGAGACAGGCACAACTCCTGCAGATGGTAAATGGACTATAGACCCAAAATTTGTTTCAGCATTCGATGTTGTAACAGGTAAATTATTTATGTGGGAGCTCAAAAAAGCCACGACAACAGCTACACAAAATGATTATTTTTTCGAATTAAAGAATACAACTTGTGGAGATGTTCCTGTTAGAACAGCAAGATTAATTCTAGGCCCATATTCTGGGGTAGCACTACCTCCTTCAGGACCACTTAATGTGAATGCTCAAGGCTGTGATTTTGAAGGTTTTGATTTGTTTAGTGCGTTTGCATTAGATAAGAATACACCATCTCCACATTTGAATGGAAAATGGACATACAATGGTTCAAGTAGTAGTTTTAAAAGTGTTAATAGTGATGGTTCTCTTATGGTAGAAATACCGTACCAACCTGGGGTACCTTTGGTAGATCAGGAGGTTTTCGAATTGACTTACACTGTTTCTGGTATGGCGGGGTGCTCTCCTCCACAACAAACTACCATTCGAGTTGCGATGGTAAGACAGGTGAAATCAGGAACTTCAGAGCCAATAGATATTTGCGAAGACGATTTATTAGCTGGGGTTTTTGATACAGATATAGATTTAAGAGACGATAAGTTTTTAAAAGGAGAAGATATAGAAGGGATCTGGTTATCAGAACCTACAGGTCAAATTGATAATGAGCAGGATTCCAAGATTAATTTAAGAACAATTTATAACAATTTGATTGATAATGGTAATAATCTACGTTTTGGATGCGAAAATTTTAAATTCGTTTATTCGGTAGAACAGCGTTCAGCAGTATGCAGTAATATGGAAACTATAGTTAGTTTTACTTTATTTGAACAATTAAGACCATTTAATCAAGTTAACCCTCCTCCAAAAATATGTGCAAATCAAGGGCCTGGAAATTTGGATTTGTTTAGTTTATTAAAATTTACGAAAGAAGGCCGTTTTGATTTTATCTATAAAAATGAAAGTTATGTAAATTGGAGATTAGTTTCTGGTGATTCTAATTTAGGATTAAAAGAGAGAGGGAATCCGCAATTTACTCATTTAGGAACCATTACTACTTTAGGAGCAAAACCAGGAACTTATGTTTTTGAGTACGGAGTGAGTCCAAAAATAAACTGTATGGAACCTGGTGATGATTGTGATCCATTTGCTTTAAATGGAGGAGCAAATTGCAAACACCCATGCAATATCATTACTGCTAGAGTAGAGATTGAGATCTTGGCATTTGACTATGCAGGAGAAGATACAAAAGATATTAATTTATGTGAATCCCAAGGGCAGGTTGATCTTAGGAGCTTATTAAAAACAAATGGTAATACAATAGTAACTACAGGAGTATGGACAAATTCAACAGGAGGTGTAATTGATAATATGTTTGTTTTTCCTAGTATAAGTAGTGATCAAACATTTGACTTTACATATACAACTACAAGTTCTGAAGGTTGTATAGAAACTTCAAATTTAAAATTTACAATATTTAAGAAGCCAAATGCTGGAGAAAATGGAACTGCAACCTTATGTTCTGATAATTTAACGATAACACTTTTTAATCTTTTAGGGAGTAATCCAGATACAACAGGAACTTGGTCAGGGCCTTTTGGATATACTTCACCAGATCATTTAGGTGTTTTTGATTCTGGTAATGTTTTACTACCAGTTTTAGGGGCAGGAGAATATATATATGTAGTGCCTGGTAATGCAGGGTGTTTTACACCAGATCAATCAACGGTAACAATTACAATTGTAGAACCAGTAGAAATTGGTAATGATAGGAGTGAAACGTTCTGTAAAATAGATGGTAGAGTAAATTTATATTCGCTTTTAGACAGAGATACTCCTCGTACCGGGATTTTTGAAGATACCGATAATACAGACGCATTAAGTACAGATGGAGTAGTAGAGTTCGAGACATTAACAAACAATATTTATAATTTTAGATATATAATAACAAATACACAGCCTTGTGATCAGTCTTCTTTAAATGTAGCGATACAAATCGTGGATTTACCAACTCCTAATGTGCCATCTCAAGAGTTTTGTATTCTTGATGCGGCTAGATTAGAGGATATTGAAGTTGATGTTTTAAACTATAACTGGTATACTACTTTAGAAAGTGAAATCCCTATTATAGATAATCCCTTGCTTTTTGATAATCAGGTATATTATATTGCTACAGTTGATGCAAATAATTGCGAATCCGAACGTCTTGAAGTTTTGATAAATATACTAAATACTGGAGAGAGGTTTACAAATGGTGAATTGTGTACTCTTGATTTTCAGGATGGAGTATCACCAAATGGTGATAGTCAGAACGATACTTTTGATTTGTTGATAGAGGAAGTATATAATATTCCAGAGGCATTCCCTGATTTTGATCTAAAAATATACAATAGATATGGTAGCCTTGTCTATGAAGGAAATCTTAATACAGAAGAGTTTAGAGGAGAAAGTAATGTGTCAGTACAGCTAGGAGATGACCTTCCTTCAGGAACATACTTTTATGTTTTTGTTCCAAACTTTGAAAACAATTTACCGATACAAGGAAGTTTTTACCTAAGCAGATAAACCAATGAAATTGAAGTTAGTTTTTGTAATGTCAATA
Proteins encoded:
- a CDS encoding gliding motility-associated C-terminal domain-containing protein — protein: MENIDFDGVNGPDGIINIYTETGTTPADGKWTIDPKFVSAFDVVTGKLFMWELKKATTTATQNDYFFELKNTTCGDVPVRTARLILGPYSGVALPPSGPLNVNAQGCDFEGFDLFSAFALDKNTPSPHLNGKWTYNGSSSSFKSVNSDGSLMVEIPYQPGVPLVDQEVFELTYTVSGMAGCSPPQQTTIRVAMVRQVKSGTSEPIDICEDDLLAGVFDTDIDLRDDKFLKGEDIEGIWLSEPTGQIDNEQDSKINLRTIYNNLIDNGNNLRFGCENFKFVYSVEQRSAVCSNMETIVSFTLFEQLRPFNQVNPPPKICANQGPGNLDLFSLLKFTKEGRFDFIYKNESYVNWRLVSGDSNLGLKERGNPQFTHLGTITTLGAKPGTYVFEYGVSPKINCMEPGDDCDPFALNGGANCKHPCNIITARVEIEILAFDYAGEDTKDINLCESQGQVDLRSLLKTNGNTIVTTGVWTNSTGGVIDNMFVFPSISSDQTFDFTYTTTSSEGCIETSNLKFTIFKKPNAGENGTATLCSDNLTITLFNLLGSNPDTTGTWSGPFGYTSPDHLGVFDSGNVLLPVLGAGEYIYVVPGNAGCFTPDQSTVTITIVEPVEIGNDRSETFCKIDGRVNLYSLLDRDTPRTGIFEDTDNTDALSTDGVVEFETLTNNIYNFRYIITNTQPCDQSSLNVAIQIVDLPTPNVPSQEFCILDAARLEDIEVDVLNYNWYTTLESEIPIIDNPLLFDNQVYYIATVDANNCESERLEVLINILNTGERFTNGELCTLDFQDGVSPNGDSQNDTFDLLIEEVYNIPEAFPDFDLKIYNRYGSLVYEGNLNTEEFRGESNVSVQLGDDLPSGTYFYVFVPNFENNLPIQGSFYLSR
- the hisA gene encoding 1-(5-phosphoribosyl)-5-[(5-phosphoribosylamino)methylideneamino]imidazole-4-carboxamide isomerase; translation: MRIIPAIDIIDGKCVRLSKGDYNTKKIYNENPLEVAKEFEAHGIEYLHLVDLDGAKSKHIVNHKVLEQIASRTSLKIDFGGGLKTDDDLRIAFESGANQITGGSIAVKDPDIFISWLQKFGTDKIILGADANNEKIAVSGWQEESDKELIPFIQEYQKEGITYVICTDISKDGMLQGPSFELYSRILSQTDNLKLIASGGISTFDELPKLAELGCEGTIIGKAIYENRISLKQLEEYILLKA
- a CDS encoding four helix bundle protein; this encodes MNQFENLNVWKKSMDLVCEVYKLMKLLPDNERYGLISQIKRCSVSIPSNIAEGAGRNSSKEFIHFLSIANGSTCELETQLLLTVKLDFINKDQIDVLLNSCREIRNMNYSLQRSVKQS
- the hisF gene encoding imidazole glycerol phosphate synthase subunit HisF, which encodes MLTKRIIPCLDIKNGRTVKGVNFVNLRDAGDPVELADAYSKAGADELVFLDISATEERRKTLAELVLKVAEKVNIPFTVGGGISSIEDVDVLLQNGADKVSINSSAVKNPQLINDLAGKFGSQCITVAIDAKQIDGNWIVHLVGGKVPTELDLFDWAKEVEKRGAGEILFTSMDHDGTKDGFANEALSTLSRELNIPIIASGGAGKVQHFVDTFKEGRADAALAASVFHFKEIEIRNLKQELEDNQIPVRL
- the hisIE gene encoding bifunctional phosphoribosyl-AMP cyclohydrolase/phosphoribosyl-ATP diphosphatase HisIE, encoding MEIDFNKNNDGLVPAIIQDELTKNVLMLGYMNQEAYNKTIETKKVTFFSRSKNKLWKKGEESGNILNLVDIKSDCDNDTLLIRVNPVGPTCHKGSDTCWNEDNVQSFGFLSELEDVIRNRKENQEDSTSYVASLFRKGINKVAQKVGEEAVEVVIEAKDDNEELFLNESADLLFHYLILLQAKGYELKDIVEVLKSRS
- the hisH gene encoding imidazole glycerol phosphate synthase subunit HisH — protein: MKIVIINYGAGNIQSIKFAIQRLGYDAILSNDPEEIKAADKIIFPGVGEASSAMRKLKNSGLDGLIPELEQPVLGICLGMQLMCNYTEEGNTKGLEIFDVDVVRFNNEVKVPQIGWNQIESLDSPLFEGILEKEHIYLVHSYYAPITEDTVAQTHYGVTYSTALQKDNFYGTQFHPEKSSVVGEKILENFLKL